A stretch of the Arachis stenosperma cultivar V10309 chromosome 6, arast.V10309.gnm1.PFL2, whole genome shotgun sequence genome encodes the following:
- the LOC130935237 gene encoding subtilisin-like protease SBT4.8 isoform X1, protein MPIGKRCVSLKYNNTRNASNKGIYYLCSGYRNLHIVYMGSLPKNNYSPTSHHLSMLQQITNDNDATNHMVRSYYKSFNGFAAMITNQEREKLKKMEGVISVFPSKSLKPQTTRSWDFMGFKESIQRNKTVESDVIIGVIDTGIWPESESFNDHGFGPIPKKWKGACKGGENFRCNNKIIGARYYLKDQTSARDFVGHGTHTASIAAGNKVVGASFNGIAEGVARGGVPSARIAAYSVCNNEEQGCRPDAILAAFDDAIADGVDLITISIGQTEQVTFDKDTIAIGSFHAMKKGILTINSAGNDGPNTATFSVSPWLFTVAATTMDRVLLGNGLMPLGKSINGFASNSAEILSSAGFINNSAPIVAEFSSVGPNMQIREIMKPDISAPGVDILAAYSPLAPPSPDKRDKRSVKYNIRSGTSMACPHVAGAAAYVKTFHPDWSPAVIKSSLMTTAKPMNGSQLAEFSYGSGFLDPVRAINPGLVFDASKKDYVKLLCRIGYDTMEVRKISGDKSVCPSSSSHHHLPMTKDFNYPAIAAEIEPNKPFRINFTRTVTNVGFANSTYKVYIQQPSGINITVVPNILEFKSLKEKQSFVVHVVGGKFSDYSVVSSSLLWSDGTHTVRCPIILRVIKGKCYFYNKI, encoded by the exons ATGCCTATTGGAAAGAGATGTGTGTCCCTCAAATATAATAACACCAG GAATGCATCAAACAAAGGGATCTATTATTTGTGTTCAGGTTACAG GAATCTTCACATTGTATACATGGGATCACTCCCAAAGAATAATTATTCTCCAACATCTCACCATCTTAGTATGCTGCAACAAATTACTAATGATAACGATGCAACAAATCACATGGTTAGAAGTTATTATAAGAGCTTTAATGGTTTTGCTGCAATGATCACTAACCAAGAAAGAGAGAAGCTGAAAAAGATGGAAGGAGTGATTTCTGTTTTTCCAAGCAAATCACTCAAACCACAAACTACAAGGTCTTGGGACTTCATGGGGTTCAAAGAATCGATACAGAGAAACAAAACCGTTGAGAGTGATGTTATAATCGGAGTTATAGACACCGGAATCTGGCCGGAGTCAGAGAGCTTCAATGATCATGGTTTCGGTCCAATTCCCAAAAAGTGGAAAGGCGCATGCAAAGGTGGTGAAAACTTCAGATGCAACAATAAAATAATCGGTGCAAGATACTATCTAAAAGATCAAACTTCAGCAAGAGACTTTGTTGGGCATGGAACTCACACAGCATCAATTGCAGCAGGGAATAAAGTTGTGGGAGCAAGCTTCAATGGAATCGCTGAAGGAGTTGCAAGAGGAGGTGTCCCATCAGCAAGAATTGCTGCTTATAGTGTGTGTAATAATGAAGAACAAGGGTGCAGACCTGATGCCATATTGGCTGCTTTTGATGATGCCATTGCCGATGGTGTGGATCTTATCACAATTTCAATTGGGCAAACTGAGCAAGTGACCTTTGATAAAGACACCATAGCAATTGGATCGTTTCATGCAATGAAAAAAGGGATCCTCACTATAAACTCTGCAGGTAACGATGGTCCTAACACTGCAACATTTAGTGTATCACCTTGGTTATTCACTGTTGCAGCTACCACTATGGACCGCGTTTTGCTTGGCAATGGATTAATGCCTTTGGGGAAGTCGATAAATGGGTTTGCATCAAATAGTGCTGAAATACTGAGTAGTGCAGGCTTCATAAACAATAGTGCTCCAATTGTTGCTGAATTCTCTTCTGTAGGACCTAATATGCAAATCAGAGAAATCATGAAGCCAGATATTAGTGCTCCTGGTGTAGACATTTTGGCTGCTTACTCACCTCTTGCACCACCTTCTCCTGATAAAAGAGATAAAAGATCTGTGAAATACAACATACGCTCTGGAACCTCAATGGCATGCCCCCATGTTGCTGGTGCAGCTGCATATGTTAAGACTTTTCATCCTGATTGGTCTCCGGCAGTTATAAAGTCTTCTCTTATGACCACTGCAAAACCAATGAATGGAAGTCAACTCGCAGAATTCTCCTATGGATCAGGGTTTTTGGACCCAGTTAGAGCCATAAATCCTGGTCTAGTTTTTGATGCTTCCAAAAAGGACTATGTGAAATTGCTTTGCAGAATTGGGTATGATACAATGGAAGTTCGAAAAATCTCAGGAGACAAAAGTGTTTGCCCTTCATCATCGTCTCATCATCATCTACCAATGACAAAAGATTTTAATTATCCTGCAATTGCGGCTGAGATTGAACCAAATAAACCATTTAGGATTAATTTCACAAGAACAGTTACAAATGTTGGATTCGCCAACTCTACCTATAAGGTTTACATCCAACAACCTTCTGGCATCAACATCACTGTTGTGCCTAACATACTCGAGTTTAAATCTCTCAAGGAGAAACAATCTTTTGTTGTTCATGTTGTTGGAGGGAAATTTAGTGACTACAGTGTAGTTTCATCGTCACTGTTGTGGAGCGATGGAACACATACTGTAAGGTGTCCAATTATTTTACGTGTTATAAAAGGAAAATGCTACTTTTAcaacaaaatttag
- the LOC130934824 gene encoding uncharacterized protein LOC130934824 translates to MEGTANLVVYSNGEIIHNTHEGVRFVSQNPFSFVVPCAMTLMELQNGLCKSMENSTLIRVSRILYRNPIVVFGGLIQFDVMPIIDETSMQNMFQIHRQTQMRHPQIEVYVEYETVEAVAVQNDIDIDDDRGAVYEGMNSDSEEDFEATYEAGDEDEDSDVVVEEAAENVVVRPPSSQPMDVPPFMRELDLEAMHAPEFPKYTYIGVADAEDGEFRIGMEYSSRKSVVAAIRSFTIARGVDYEVYEYEPQTFYAKCKMYGRGCDWLIQASLIRKKGCWEI, encoded by the exons ATGGAGGGCACTGCAAACTTGGTGGTGTATAGCAACGGTGAGATAATACATAATACTCATGAGGGAGTGAGGTTTGTGTCCCAGAATCCGTTTTCATTTGTGGTTCCATGCGCGATGACATTAATGGAGCTGCAGAACGGCCTCTGTAAAAGCATGGAGAACAGTACGTTAATAAGAGTGAGCAGAATTCTGTACCGGAATCCGATTGTAGTTTTTGGTGGTCTAATACAGTTTGATGTCATGCCGATCATTGATGAAACAAGTATGCAGAACATGTTTCAAATTCACCGGCAGACTCAGATGCGACACCCACAGATTGAGGTGTACGTTGAGTATGAAACTGTAGAGGCAGTGGCAGTTCAGAATGATATAGATATAGATGATGATAGAGGTGCAGTGTACGAAGGAATGAATAGTGACAGTGAAGAGGACTTCGAAGCCACTTATGAGGCCGGCGACGAAGATGAGGATAGTGATGTGGTAGTTGAGGAAGCAGCAGAGAATGTAGTGGTTCGTCCGCCGAGCAGTCAACCGATGGACGTTCCACCTTTTATGCGTGAGTTGGATCTCGAGGCCATGCATGCCCCTGAGTTTCCGAAATATACATACATAG GCGTTGCCGATGCTGAGGATGGGGAGTTCCGAATTGGAATGGAATACAGTTCTAGAAAGTCGGTCGTCGCAGCGATTAGAAGTTTCACTATTGCTAGAGGAGTTGACTATGAGGTGTATGAGTATGAGCCACAGACGTTCTATGCAAAATGCAAGATGTACGGGCGTGGATGTGACTGGCTTATCCAAGCTAGCTTGATACGGAAAAAAGGTTGTTGGGAGATATGA
- the LOC130934823 gene encoding uncharacterized protein LOC130934823 codes for MVQKMPGSVVQIETRPLYNGNEEAQGVKILHRVFWSFNPYIRAFRHCKPLVQIDGTHLYRKYKGTPLVAVAQDGNQNIVPIAFALVEGETADAWHFFLRNLLIHIGSNFLRAFKVPHLQKLVVNIGYSRTVEEYNINYKGLEERGEAYARWCDAIGLRHWVLAFDEGHRWGHMTTNLVECINSVLKGARNLPVLALVRAIYYKLNELFTRKSAETHERKRAGYMYSAFAQQRIEASMQQAGNIVVHLFDRRNEVFEVREMTTKKVLVVDLARRRCDCGHFQVERIPCRHVIACCANQHLDWQLYVHDMYKMTEVRKVYRFEFTPLGDRDTWPAYEGPTLVANPALRRTSKGRPKLIRYLNEMDSRDMRGPRICRLCGAQGHSQSRCPQRAGPSGAGS; via the exons ATGGTGCAGAAGATGCCTGGTTCAGTTGTCCAAATAGAAACACGACCACTGTACAATGGGAATGAGGAGGCGCAAGGTGTAAAAATACTTCATCGTGTATTTTGGAGTTTCAATCCATACATTAGGGCATTCAGGCATTGCAAGCCCCTTGTTCAGATTGACGGCACACACCTATACAGAAAATACAAAGGTACACCTCTAGTCGCTGTTGCACAAGATGGAAACCAGAACATTGTGCCTATCGCCTTTGCCTTGGTGGAAGGGGAGACAGCTGATGCATGGCATTTCTTTCTCAGGAATCTGCTAAT ACACATCGGCAGTAACTTCTTAAGGGCATTCAAAGTCCCTCACTTGCAAAAGCTTGTTGTCAACATAGGGTATTCAAGAACGGTAGAGGAGTACAATATCAACTATAAGGGGTTGGAAGAGCGAGGCGAGGCATATGCCAGGTGGTGCGATGCCATTGGACTCAGACATTGGGTATTGGCATTCGACGAGGGACATCGATGGGGCCATATGACAACGAACCTTGTCGAGTGCATTAACTCAGTGTTGAAGGGTGCCCGTAATCTACCTGTGTTGGCGCTGGTCCGAGCAATATATTATAAGTTAAATGAACTTTTTACGCGGAAGAGTGCCGAGACTCACGAACGCAAGCGTGCTGGATATATGTACTCCGCATTTGCGCAACAGCGGATAGAAGCAAGTATGCAACAGGCTGGAAATATAGTTGTGCACCTCTTTGATAGACGAAATGAGGTGTTTGAGGTGCGCGAAATGACTACAAAAAAGGTGTTAGTTGTTGATCTTGCGCGACGGAGGTGTGACTGTGGGCACTTTCAGGTTGAACGAATACCATGTCGCCATGTTATTGCTTGCTGTGCTAACCAGCATCTCGATTGGCAGTTGTATGTACATGATATGTACAAGATGACGGAGGTCCGTAAAGTATATAGGTTTGAGTTCACACCATTAGGTGATCGCGATACATGGCCTGCTTATGAGGGACCCACATTAGTCGCTAATCCCGCGCTGAGGCGAACGTCTAAAGGCAGGCCCAAACTGATCCGATACTTGA
- the LOC130935237 gene encoding subtilisin-like protease SBT4.8 isoform X2: MPFSAAAIPLSNCLRNASNKGIYYLCSGYRNLHIVYMGSLPKNNYSPTSHHLSMLQQITNDNDATNHMVRSYYKSFNGFAAMITNQEREKLKKMEGVISVFPSKSLKPQTTRSWDFMGFKESIQRNKTVESDVIIGVIDTGIWPESESFNDHGFGPIPKKWKGACKGGENFRCNNKIIGARYYLKDQTSARDFVGHGTHTASIAAGNKVVGASFNGIAEGVARGGVPSARIAAYSVCNNEEQGCRPDAILAAFDDAIADGVDLITISIGQTEQVTFDKDTIAIGSFHAMKKGILTINSAGNDGPNTATFSVSPWLFTVAATTMDRVLLGNGLMPLGKSINGFASNSAEILSSAGFINNSAPIVAEFSSVGPNMQIREIMKPDISAPGVDILAAYSPLAPPSPDKRDKRSVKYNIRSGTSMACPHVAGAAAYVKTFHPDWSPAVIKSSLMTTAKPMNGSQLAEFSYGSGFLDPVRAINPGLVFDASKKDYVKLLCRIGYDTMEVRKISGDKSVCPSSSSHHHLPMTKDFNYPAIAAEIEPNKPFRINFTRTVTNVGFANSTYKVYIQQPSGINITVVPNILEFKSLKEKQSFVVHVVGGKFSDYSVVSSSLLWSDGTHTVRCPIILRVIKGKCYFYNKI; this comes from the exons ATGCCATTCAGTGCTGCTGCAATTCCTTTGTCAAATTGTTTAAG GAATGCATCAAACAAAGGGATCTATTATTTGTGTTCAGGTTACAG GAATCTTCACATTGTATACATGGGATCACTCCCAAAGAATAATTATTCTCCAACATCTCACCATCTTAGTATGCTGCAACAAATTACTAATGATAACGATGCAACAAATCACATGGTTAGAAGTTATTATAAGAGCTTTAATGGTTTTGCTGCAATGATCACTAACCAAGAAAGAGAGAAGCTGAAAAAGATGGAAGGAGTGATTTCTGTTTTTCCAAGCAAATCACTCAAACCACAAACTACAAGGTCTTGGGACTTCATGGGGTTCAAAGAATCGATACAGAGAAACAAAACCGTTGAGAGTGATGTTATAATCGGAGTTATAGACACCGGAATCTGGCCGGAGTCAGAGAGCTTCAATGATCATGGTTTCGGTCCAATTCCCAAAAAGTGGAAAGGCGCATGCAAAGGTGGTGAAAACTTCAGATGCAACAATAAAATAATCGGTGCAAGATACTATCTAAAAGATCAAACTTCAGCAAGAGACTTTGTTGGGCATGGAACTCACACAGCATCAATTGCAGCAGGGAATAAAGTTGTGGGAGCAAGCTTCAATGGAATCGCTGAAGGAGTTGCAAGAGGAGGTGTCCCATCAGCAAGAATTGCTGCTTATAGTGTGTGTAATAATGAAGAACAAGGGTGCAGACCTGATGCCATATTGGCTGCTTTTGATGATGCCATTGCCGATGGTGTGGATCTTATCACAATTTCAATTGGGCAAACTGAGCAAGTGACCTTTGATAAAGACACCATAGCAATTGGATCGTTTCATGCAATGAAAAAAGGGATCCTCACTATAAACTCTGCAGGTAACGATGGTCCTAACACTGCAACATTTAGTGTATCACCTTGGTTATTCACTGTTGCAGCTACCACTATGGACCGCGTTTTGCTTGGCAATGGATTAATGCCTTTGGGGAAGTCGATAAATGGGTTTGCATCAAATAGTGCTGAAATACTGAGTAGTGCAGGCTTCATAAACAATAGTGCTCCAATTGTTGCTGAATTCTCTTCTGTAGGACCTAATATGCAAATCAGAGAAATCATGAAGCCAGATATTAGTGCTCCTGGTGTAGACATTTTGGCTGCTTACTCACCTCTTGCACCACCTTCTCCTGATAAAAGAGATAAAAGATCTGTGAAATACAACATACGCTCTGGAACCTCAATGGCATGCCCCCATGTTGCTGGTGCAGCTGCATATGTTAAGACTTTTCATCCTGATTGGTCTCCGGCAGTTATAAAGTCTTCTCTTATGACCACTGCAAAACCAATGAATGGAAGTCAACTCGCAGAATTCTCCTATGGATCAGGGTTTTTGGACCCAGTTAGAGCCATAAATCCTGGTCTAGTTTTTGATGCTTCCAAAAAGGACTATGTGAAATTGCTTTGCAGAATTGGGTATGATACAATGGAAGTTCGAAAAATCTCAGGAGACAAAAGTGTTTGCCCTTCATCATCGTCTCATCATCATCTACCAATGACAAAAGATTTTAATTATCCTGCAATTGCGGCTGAGATTGAACCAAATAAACCATTTAGGATTAATTTCACAAGAACAGTTACAAATGTTGGATTCGCCAACTCTACCTATAAGGTTTACATCCAACAACCTTCTGGCATCAACATCACTGTTGTGCCTAACATACTCGAGTTTAAATCTCTCAAGGAGAAACAATCTTTTGTTGTTCATGTTGTTGGAGGGAAATTTAGTGACTACAGTGTAGTTTCATCGTCACTGTTGTGGAGCGATGGAACACATACTGTAAGGTGTCCAATTATTTTACGTGTTATAAAAGGAAAATGCTACTTTTAcaacaaaatttag
- the LOC130935236 gene encoding protein PHOX1-like: MGKPTGKKKDHESPKAKDAKVPATTKTMDRSASKALDDDTAMFINMAQELKEEGNRLYQKKDHEAAMLKFEKALKLLPKNHIDAAHLHTSMAVCYMQMGLGEYPHAINECNMALEVSPRYSRALLKRAKCYAALNRLDLAMRDVRIVLNWEPNNLTALEIQDSLRITMEEKGITIDETEIALATIAEPPGARLRKVVREKLKKKKGHHQKSDEKMDEDKEVVHKEVVQKDHVQENVKSHVKDKDKEVVKNTIEKDNLEARPVKRREKPVTRTVKFIFGEDIRWAQLPVNCSLRMIRDTIKDRFPQLKGVLVKYKDREGDFVTITNVADLRLAESSGNVLGSIRLYITEVDPSQEPSYDDKTMPTYVSKSGEDIENVARQRAEPVANRVITVEDWLVQFARLFKNHVGFDSDAYLDIHEVGMKLYSEAMEDTASDDDAQELFEIAADKFQEMAALALFNWGNVHMSRARKRVSSAEDGSRESLESIKSAYDWAQNEYTKAETRYEEAVRIKPDFYEGLLALGYQQFEQAKLHWCYSVATNKDLDIGASEEVLQYYNKAEDSMEKGMLMWEEIEEQRLNGLSKFDKYKEQLEKMDLHNLFRDVSPEEAEEQASKMRLQVYLLWGTLLYERSVVEYKLGLPTWEECLEVAVEKFELAGASSTDIGVMIKNHSSNTTALGGFKIDEIVQAWNEMYDGWQFDVPSFRLEPLFRRRVPKLHDILEQF; encoded by the exons ATGGGGAAGCCAACAGGGAAAAAGAAAGATCATGAAAGTCCCAAGGCAAAAGATGCTAAGGTTCCTGCTACTACTAAGACTATGGACCGTAGCGCCTCAAAGGCCCTTGATGATGACACTGCCATGTTCATCAACATGGCACAAGAGCTCAAGGAAGAAGGCAACAGGCTATATCAGAAGAAGGATCATGAAGCTGCCATGTTGAAGTTTGAGAAGGCTTTGAAGCTCCTACCGAAGAATCACATTGATGCTGCACACCTTCACACAAGTATGGCCGTCTGTTACATGCAAATGGGACTAGGGGAGTACCCTCATGCCATCAACGAATGCAATATGGCGTTAGAAGTCTCGCCTAGATATAGCAGGGCTCTGTTGAAGAGGGCAAAGTGCTATGCGGCCTTGAATCGGTTGGATTTGGCGATGAGGGATGTTAGGATTGTTTTGAATTGGGAGCCTAATAACCTTACAGCATTGGAGATCCAGGATAGTCTGAGAATTACAATGGAAGAAAAGGGTATCACTATAGATGAGACTGAGATTGCTTTGGCTACAATTGCAGAGCCTCCAGGTGCCCGGTTGCGAAAAGTGGTGAGGGAGAAgctaaagaagaagaaaggtcATCACCAGAAAAGTGACGAGAAGATGGACGAGGATAAGGAGGTTGTGCACaaggaggtggtgcaaaagGATCATGTGCAGGAGAATGTGAAGAGTCATGTTAAGGATAAGGATAAGGAAGTGGTCAAGAACACAATCGAGAAAGACAATTTGGAAGCAAGACCCGTTAAGCGGCGAGAAAAGCCGGTTACAAGGACAGTGAAGTTCATATTTGGAGAGGATATAAGATGGGCGCAGCTGCCGGTGAATTGTAGTTTGAGGATGATAAGGGATACAATAAAGGATCGGTTTCCACAATTGAAGGGTGTTCTTGTGAAGTATAAGGATCGAGAAGGTGATTTTGTTACAATAACCAATGTTGCTGATTTAAGGCTAGCTGAAAGTTCCGGTAATGTGCTGGGATCAATTCGACTTTATATTACAGAAGTGGATCCTTCACAGGAACCATCTTATGATGATAAAACCATGCCAACTTATGTTAGCAAATCAGGTGAGGATATAGAGAATGTAGCTAGGCAAAGAGCCGAACCGGTAGCAAACCGGGTGATTACTGTGGAGGACTGGCTTGTCCAGTTTGCAAGGCTGTTCAAGAACCATGTTGGGTTTGACTCTGATGCATATCTAGATATTCACGAGGTTGGAATGAAGCTATATTCCGAAGCAATGGAGGATACTGCATCGGATGATGATGCTCAAGAACTGTTTGAAATTGCAGCAGATAAATTTCAAGAAATGGCAGCTTTGGCATTGTTTAATTGGGGGAATGTTCACATGTCTAGGGCGAGGAAGCGTGTATCCTCTGCAGAGGATGGATCAAGAGAGTCTTTGGAGAGTATCAAGTCTGCATATGACTGGGCTCAAAATGAGTACACAAAAGCAGAAACGAGATACGAAGAGGCCGTGAGAATCAAACCcgacttctatgaaggacttctTGCACTCGGGTATCAGCAGTTTGAGCAAGCAAAGCTTCATTGGTGTTATTCGGTGGCAACCAATAAGGACCTGGACATTGGTGCTTCTGAAGAGGTTTTGCAGTACTATAACAAGGCAGAGGATAGCATGGAGAAAGGCATGTTGATGTGGGAAGAGATTGAGGAGCAGCGTTTGAATGGATTATCCAAATTCGACAAATATAAAGAACAGTTAGAGAAAATGGATTTGCATAATCTTTTCCGGGATGTTTCTCCGGAGGAAGCCGAAGAGCAGGCTTCAAAGATGAGGTTACAGGTATATCTTTTATGGGGAACGTTGTTGTATGAGCGCTCTGTTGTGGAATATAAGCTAGGCCTACCCACATGGGAGGAATGCTTGGAGGTTGCTGTTGAAAAGTTTGAACTAGCTGGAGCTTCTTCGACCGACATTGGTGTCATGATAAAGAATCACAGTTCTAATACAACAGCACTTGGAG GGTTCAAAATTGACGAGATAGTGCAAGCATGGAATGAGATGTATGATGGGTGGCAATTTGATGTTCCATCATTTCGACTTGAACCGTTGTTTCGTCGGCGTGTTCCAAAACTACATGACATCTTGGAGCAATTTTGA
- the LOC130935238 gene encoding calcium uptake protein, mitochondrial, translating into MSSFFTLRKSSPLIYRFPIQRSFKIRNSSTTSPSSSSSSPSAPSLLNRSSSSTNPHYTPPRGSGLGPNWAWALAAGSGLGVLLHYLAKPNSQFDSPFLSKLLPFVDSWSTPPGNEVESDRRSTPSLFRKLSLPESSSFFLFGDAYRRKVFFNYEKRIRLRSPPEKVFEYFASYRTPEGELLMKPADLMRAVVPVFPPSESHLVRDGYLKGERSPGHLRCAPSEFFMLFDVNGDGLISFKEYIFFVTLLSIPESSFSIAFKMFDVDNNGEINKEEFKKVMALMRSHHRQGVQHRDGLRIGLKVIDSVENGGMLEYFFGKDGNECLQHDKFVQFLRDLHEEIVRLEFSHYDYKSQKTISAKDFGLSMVASADISHLDKLLDRVDQLDNDQRLKNVRITFEEFKNFAELCKKLLPFSLALFSCGKVNGLLTRDDFQRAASQVCGISLSDNVVDIVFHLFDANWDRNLSADEFVRVLHKRERDIVQPVEAGIFGFLSCCWNCTDNLSRFRLF; encoded by the exons ATGTCGTCCTTCTTCACTCTCAGAAAATCCTCACCGTTAATCTACCGTTTCCCAATCCAACGGTCCTTCAAGATCCGCAACTCTTCAACAACCTCACcatcatcctcctcctcctcccctTCGGCACCGTCTCTCCTGAATCGTAGTAGCAGTAGCACCAACCCGCACTACACTCCTCCGCGGGGCTCCGGTCTCGGTCCTAATTGGGCTTGGGCCCTTGCCGCGGGCTCAGGCCTTGGGGTTCTCCTGCATTACCTCGCTAAGCCCAATTCCCAATTCGACTCTCCGTTCTTATCGAAATTACTGCCTTTTGTTGACTCGTGGTCAACTCCTCCTGGCAACGAAGTTGAGTCTGACCGTCGGTCCACACCGTCGTTGTTTAGAAAACTGTCCCTTCCAGAAAGTTCTAGTTTCTTCCTTTTTGgag aTGCGTACAGAAGAAAGGTGTTTTTCAACTATGAGAAGCGGATACGGTTGCGAAGCCCACCCGAAAAG GTTTTTGAATACTTTGCTTCTTATCGTACCCCAGAAGGAGAACTACTTATGAAACCAGCAGATCTAATGCGAGCAGTGGTTCCTGTTTTCCCCCCATCTGAATCCCATCTTGTAAGAGATGGGTACCTGAAAGGAGAAAGAAGTCCCGGTCATTTACGGTGTGCTCCTTCGGAATTTTTTATGCTTTTTGATGTAAATGGTGATGGGCTTATATCTTTCAAAGA GTATATCTTTTTTGTAACACTACTCAGCATTCCAGAGTCAAGCTTTTCTATAGCATTTAAAATGTTTGATGTGGACAATAATGG GGAGATAAACAAGGAAGAATTCAAAaaagtgatggcattgatgcgATCTCATCATCGACAAGGTGTTCAGCACAGAGATGGATTGCGAATTGGCCTAAAGGTGATTGATTCTGTGGAAAATGGAGGGATGTTGGAGTATTTCTTTGGTAAAGATGGAAATGAATGTCTCCAGCATGACAAATTCGTACAGTTTTTGAGAGATTTACATGAGGAA ATTGTGAGGCTGGAGTTTTCTCATTATGACTACAAATCTCAAAAAACCATATCAGCCAAGGATTTTGGACTCTCCATGGTTGCTTCTGCTGACATAAGTCATCTAGACAAGTTGCTTGACCGGGTTGATCAGTTGGACAATGATCAACGTCTCAAGAATGTACGCATCACATTTGAAGAGTTTAAAAACTTTGCAGAGCTATGCAAAAAATTGTTACCATTTTCATTGGCGCTTTTCAGTTGTGGAAAAGTAAATGGTCTATTAACCAGAGATGATTTTCAGCGAGCTGCATCACAA GTATGTGGCATATCTCTCTCTGACAACGTAGTTGACATTGTTTTCCATTTGTTTGATGCAAATTGGGACAGAAACCTAAGCGCAGATGAGTTTGTGAGAGTGTTACACAAGCGAGAAAGGGACATTGTACAGCCTGTGGAGGCAGGAATCTTTGGTTTCTTGTCTTGTTGCTGGAACTGTACGGATAATCTATCACGCTTTCGGTTGTTTTAG